One segment of Syngnathus scovelli strain Florida chromosome 6, RoL_Ssco_1.2, whole genome shotgun sequence DNA contains the following:
- the prrt4a gene encoding proline-rich transmembrane protein 4 isoform X2, with product MLFKWNLYLLLWLLSFHGTLLTGEHPKGSSRKAFDSGIEENILGRSSNPSVSWDYGGQGALGEYSDLEEASEATPSHRRDEEPETEPAPDLTSVKQKGTPHGRSGRNLTTTSKAAFEYVIPIRGANTETERDGIQGADDDQQLPKPSGPLRTSVTTAIPTWTPNIYQDEFPPSDSLDPGLDHSPALFVPLYSDWNTALATWGFAWEAHIYGLGSVFTVFGLISVVCLLGLPFRCPSGSHYFALLYLFLGGFAGIQAFGLLYDAYRHQDRLPPLSSLLLSQLPFPCLISAFTLAFFLLSLRSRKHPALSLAISPSLSALPKPCLLLSLSLVHFGVSLGCIGVLQLFHSIPAIVLLVPQGVFVCLALFLSSSFVIFYCLVQVDTKHIYRLEDNKECGQSPELTHPLSCPFAKVEDWGRAAGAGVWASVCLLGCGGLQLYGILHALGFGGVESYGFLPWPWWGYQIGCRLCEAGVCLGLSLIGTHPLFCHNKSFKAHPRPRSWSRLSCSSPSRGISLPSPGHANSADMPPKMVECGVTTKGQSEVLPLGLMVDYSANGLAYISLPNQSQTTSLPTPASPVHKPKNVNFQLSSLSLGADSTADLRPPSPIDLSRSIDQALFSESLFSQSIFGLPRLFPSSSSHSMDSPEQGTSKQGPASAESCLYRTSSCGELDQEDNSKPSQSLGILKSHNKAPVSSEQPDWKGSISGSTLALCSNAKETRKLRSNSWANRGQSVAHNNLPRAIPHLSYYRRYRTLSATSKDSQGSGRLAGTKHLSDSKQLEWDLAVQAEFVNVCKQIDTFSICSDTIEL from the exons ATGCTTTTTAAATGGAATCTTTACCTTCTATTATGGCTTCTCTCATTTCATGGCACGTTGCTAACGGGAGAACATCCCAAGGGATCCTCACGTAAAGCTTTTGATTCTGGAATTGAGGAAAACATACTCGGACGTTCCTCAAATCCATCTGTGAGTTGGGACTACGGTGGGCAGGGAGCTCTCGGTGAATATAGTGATCTCGAGGAAGCTTCGGAGGCAACGCCATCACATCGAAGGGACGAGGAACCAGAGACT GAACCCGCTCCAGATCTTACATCCGTCAAGCAGAAAGGCACTCCACATGGCAGATCGGGAAGGAATCTTACAACAACATCAAAAGCTGCCTTTGAATATGTGATTCCGATTAGAGGAGCTAACACAGAGACAGAAAGAG ATGGGATCCAAGGTGCTGATGATGACCAGCAACTCCCAAAGCCAAGTGGTCCTCTTCGGACATCGGTCACAACAGCAATCCCAACATGGACTCCCAACATATACCAGGATGAATTTCCACCCAGTGACTCCCTGGATCCCGGTCTGGATCATAGTCCTGCCCTTTTTGTTCCTCTGTACTCGGACTGGAACACCGCCCTCGCCACGTGGGGATTTGCCTGGGAAGCTCACATCTACGGTCTTGGGTCTGTCTTTACGGTGTTTGGCCTGATCTCAGTGGTCTGCCTGTTGGGCCTGCCATTCCGGTGTCCATCTGGAAGCCACTACTTCGCGCTGCTGTACTTGTTCCTCGGCGGATTCGCAGGAATTCAGGCTTTCGGCTTGCTCTATGACGCTTACAGACATCAAGACCGTCTTCCTCCTCTGAGCTCTCTGCTGCTCTCTCAGCTTCCATTCCCTTGTCTGATATCTGCTTTCACCCTTGCATTCTTCCTTCTTTCTTTGCGCTCCCGCAAGCATCCTGCCCTTTCACTGGCCATTTCCCCCTCGCTGTCTGCCCTCCCCAAACCTTGCCTCCTGCTGTCTTTATCCCTGGTGCACTTTGGTGTTTCCCTAGGCTGCATTGGCGTTCTCCAGCTCTTTCACAGCATCCCCGCTATCGTCCTCCTCGTCCCTCAGGGCGTCTTTGTGTGCTTGGCACTCTTTCTCTCAAGCTCCTTTGTCATCTTCTACTGTCTGGTACAAGTGGACACCAAACACATCTACAGACTGGAGGACAATAAGGAGTGCGGCCAATCTCCTGAGTTGACGCATCCCCTCAGTTGCCCTTTTGCAAAAGTGGAAGACTGGGGGCGAGCAGCAGGTGCCGGAGTCTGGGCCTCCGTGTGTTTGTTAGGATGCGGAGGCCTTCAACTCTATGGAATCTTACATGCTCTTGGTTTCGGCGGGGTGGAAAGCTACGGCTTCCTGCCCTGGCCTTGGTGGGGATACCAGATTGGATGCCGGCTGTGTGAGGCCGGAGTATGTCTTGGTTTGTCTCTCATCGGCACGCATCCTCTGTTCTGTCATAATAAGTCTTTCAAGGCTCATCCCAGGCCGAGGTCTTGGTCTCGACTGTCCTGTAGCTCGCCCTCGCGTGGGATCTCCTTGCCCTCTCCGGGGCATGCAAATTCAGCCGACATGCCACCGAAGATGGTAGAGTGCGGTGTCACGACTAAGGGACAGTCGGAGGTTCTTCCGCTTGGTTTGATGGTGGATTATTCCGCAAATGGTCTTGCTTACATCTCTTTACCAAACCAATCCCAGACTACTTCACTACCGACACCTGCGAGTCCAGTGCACAAGCCAAAAAATGTCAACTTTCAGCTATCCTCTCTGAGTTTAGGGGCTGACTCTACTGCGGACCTACGACCTCCATCTCCAATAGACTTGTCCCGCAGTATCGACCAGGCTCTCTTCAGTGAATCCCTATTTTCTCAGAGTATATTTGGCTTGCCGAGACTCTTTCCTAGTTCCTCCAGCCATTCAATGGACTCTCCTGAACAAGGCACATCGAAACAAGGGCCCGCCTCTGCGGAAAGTTGTCTATATCGAACCTCTTCGTGTGGAGAGCTGGACCAGGAGGACAATTCTAAACCTTCCCAATCTCTCGGTATACTGAAATCTCACAACAAAGCACCGGTGTCATCAGAGCAGCCTGATTGGAAAGGAAGCATTTCCGGTTCAACGTTGGCCTTGTGTAGCAATGCCAAGGAGACAAGAAAGCTACGCTCCAACTCCTGGGCCAACAGAGGGCAAAGCGTGGCGCACAACAACCTCCCACGCGCCATCCCTCACTTGTCTTACTACAGACGATACCGAACCTTGAGCGCCACCTCTAAGGATAGCCAGGGATCTGGACGACTGGCGGGGACTAAACACCTTAGCGACAGCAAGCAGCTGGAATGGGATCTGGCTGTGCAGGCAGAGTTTGTCAATGTTTGCAAGCAAATTGACACTTTCAGCATTTGCAGTGACACCATTGAACTGTAG
- the prrt4a gene encoding proline-rich transmembrane protein 4 isoform X1, producing the protein MLFKWNLYLLLWLLSFHGTLLTGEHPKGSSRKAFDSGIEENILGRSSNPSVSWDYGGQGALGEYSDLEEASEATPSHRRDEEPETVSAAEVTSSLASSTDGIILNVFPTEEPAPDLTSVKQKGTPHGRSGRNLTTTSKAAFEYVIPIRGANTETERDGIQGADDDQQLPKPSGPLRTSVTTAIPTWTPNIYQDEFPPSDSLDPGLDHSPALFVPLYSDWNTALATWGFAWEAHIYGLGSVFTVFGLISVVCLLGLPFRCPSGSHYFALLYLFLGGFAGIQAFGLLYDAYRHQDRLPPLSSLLLSQLPFPCLISAFTLAFFLLSLRSRKHPALSLAISPSLSALPKPCLLLSLSLVHFGVSLGCIGVLQLFHSIPAIVLLVPQGVFVCLALFLSSSFVIFYCLVQVDTKHIYRLEDNKECGQSPELTHPLSCPFAKVEDWGRAAGAGVWASVCLLGCGGLQLYGILHALGFGGVESYGFLPWPWWGYQIGCRLCEAGVCLGLSLIGTHPLFCHNKSFKAHPRPRSWSRLSCSSPSRGISLPSPGHANSADMPPKMVECGVTTKGQSEVLPLGLMVDYSANGLAYISLPNQSQTTSLPTPASPVHKPKNVNFQLSSLSLGADSTADLRPPSPIDLSRSIDQALFSESLFSQSIFGLPRLFPSSSSHSMDSPEQGTSKQGPASAESCLYRTSSCGELDQEDNSKPSQSLGILKSHNKAPVSSEQPDWKGSISGSTLALCSNAKETRKLRSNSWANRGQSVAHNNLPRAIPHLSYYRRYRTLSATSKDSQGSGRLAGTKHLSDSKQLEWDLAVQAEFVNVCKQIDTFSICSDTIEL; encoded by the exons ATGCTTTTTAAATGGAATCTTTACCTTCTATTATGGCTTCTCTCATTTCATGGCACGTTGCTAACGGGAGAACATCCCAAGGGATCCTCACGTAAAGCTTTTGATTCTGGAATTGAGGAAAACATACTCGGACGTTCCTCAAATCCATCTGTGAGTTGGGACTACGGTGGGCAGGGAGCTCTCGGTGAATATAGTGATCTCGAGGAAGCTTCGGAGGCAACGCCATCACATCGAAGGGACGAGGAACCAGAGACTGTGAGTGCTGCAGAAGTTACCTCATCATTAGCTTCTTCAACAGATGGCATTATCTTGAACGTTTTCCCAACTGAGGAACCCGCTCCAGATCTTACATCCGTCAAGCAGAAAGGCACTCCACATGGCAGATCGGGAAGGAATCTTACAACAACATCAAAAGCTGCCTTTGAATATGTGATTCCGATTAGAGGAGCTAACACAGAGACAGAAAGAG ATGGGATCCAAGGTGCTGATGATGACCAGCAACTCCCAAAGCCAAGTGGTCCTCTTCGGACATCGGTCACAACAGCAATCCCAACATGGACTCCCAACATATACCAGGATGAATTTCCACCCAGTGACTCCCTGGATCCCGGTCTGGATCATAGTCCTGCCCTTTTTGTTCCTCTGTACTCGGACTGGAACACCGCCCTCGCCACGTGGGGATTTGCCTGGGAAGCTCACATCTACGGTCTTGGGTCTGTCTTTACGGTGTTTGGCCTGATCTCAGTGGTCTGCCTGTTGGGCCTGCCATTCCGGTGTCCATCTGGAAGCCACTACTTCGCGCTGCTGTACTTGTTCCTCGGCGGATTCGCAGGAATTCAGGCTTTCGGCTTGCTCTATGACGCTTACAGACATCAAGACCGTCTTCCTCCTCTGAGCTCTCTGCTGCTCTCTCAGCTTCCATTCCCTTGTCTGATATCTGCTTTCACCCTTGCATTCTTCCTTCTTTCTTTGCGCTCCCGCAAGCATCCTGCCCTTTCACTGGCCATTTCCCCCTCGCTGTCTGCCCTCCCCAAACCTTGCCTCCTGCTGTCTTTATCCCTGGTGCACTTTGGTGTTTCCCTAGGCTGCATTGGCGTTCTCCAGCTCTTTCACAGCATCCCCGCTATCGTCCTCCTCGTCCCTCAGGGCGTCTTTGTGTGCTTGGCACTCTTTCTCTCAAGCTCCTTTGTCATCTTCTACTGTCTGGTACAAGTGGACACCAAACACATCTACAGACTGGAGGACAATAAGGAGTGCGGCCAATCTCCTGAGTTGACGCATCCCCTCAGTTGCCCTTTTGCAAAAGTGGAAGACTGGGGGCGAGCAGCAGGTGCCGGAGTCTGGGCCTCCGTGTGTTTGTTAGGATGCGGAGGCCTTCAACTCTATGGAATCTTACATGCTCTTGGTTTCGGCGGGGTGGAAAGCTACGGCTTCCTGCCCTGGCCTTGGTGGGGATACCAGATTGGATGCCGGCTGTGTGAGGCCGGAGTATGTCTTGGTTTGTCTCTCATCGGCACGCATCCTCTGTTCTGTCATAATAAGTCTTTCAAGGCTCATCCCAGGCCGAGGTCTTGGTCTCGACTGTCCTGTAGCTCGCCCTCGCGTGGGATCTCCTTGCCCTCTCCGGGGCATGCAAATTCAGCCGACATGCCACCGAAGATGGTAGAGTGCGGTGTCACGACTAAGGGACAGTCGGAGGTTCTTCCGCTTGGTTTGATGGTGGATTATTCCGCAAATGGTCTTGCTTACATCTCTTTACCAAACCAATCCCAGACTACTTCACTACCGACACCTGCGAGTCCAGTGCACAAGCCAAAAAATGTCAACTTTCAGCTATCCTCTCTGAGTTTAGGGGCTGACTCTACTGCGGACCTACGACCTCCATCTCCAATAGACTTGTCCCGCAGTATCGACCAGGCTCTCTTCAGTGAATCCCTATTTTCTCAGAGTATATTTGGCTTGCCGAGACTCTTTCCTAGTTCCTCCAGCCATTCAATGGACTCTCCTGAACAAGGCACATCGAAACAAGGGCCCGCCTCTGCGGAAAGTTGTCTATATCGAACCTCTTCGTGTGGAGAGCTGGACCAGGAGGACAATTCTAAACCTTCCCAATCTCTCGGTATACTGAAATCTCACAACAAAGCACCGGTGTCATCAGAGCAGCCTGATTGGAAAGGAAGCATTTCCGGTTCAACGTTGGCCTTGTGTAGCAATGCCAAGGAGACAAGAAAGCTACGCTCCAACTCCTGGGCCAACAGAGGGCAAAGCGTGGCGCACAACAACCTCCCACGCGCCATCCCTCACTTGTCTTACTACAGACGATACCGAACCTTGAGCGCCACCTCTAAGGATAGCCAGGGATCTGGACGACTGGCGGGGACTAAACACCTTAGCGACAGCAAGCAGCTGGAATGGGATCTGGCTGTGCAGGCAGAGTTTGTCAATGTTTGCAAGCAAATTGACACTTTCAGCATTTGCAGTGACACCATTGAACTGTAG